A part of Pectobacterium cacticida genomic DNA contains:
- the ettA gene encoding energy-dependent translational throttle protein EttA, translating into MAQYVYTMHRVGKVVPPKRHILKNISLSFFPGAKIGVLGLNGAGKSTLLRIMAGIDTDIEGEARPQPGIKIGYLPQEPQLNPEHTVRESVEEAVSEVVTALKRLDEVYALYADPDADFDKLAAEQGKLEEIIQAHDGHNLNNQLERAADALRLPDWEAKIANLSGGERRRVALCRLLLEKPDMLLLDEPTNHLDAESVAWLERFLHDFEGTVVAITHDRYFLDNVAGWILELDRGEGIPWEGNYSSWLEQKDQRLAQEASQEAARRKSIEKELEWVRQGAKGRQSKGKARLARFEELNNTEYQKRNETNELFIPPGPRLGDKVVEVTNLCKSYGERQLIDGLSFSVPKGAIVGIIGPNGAGKSTLFRMMSGQEQPDSGTIELGETVKLASVDQFRDAMDNSKTVWEEVSGGQDIMRIGNTEMPSRAYVGRFNFKGVDQGKRVGELSGGERGRLHLAKLLQVGGNVLLLDEPTNDLDIETLRALENALLEFPGCAMVISHDRWFLDRIATHILDYQDEGKVEFFEGNFSEYEEYKKRTLGADALEPHRIKYKKIAK; encoded by the coding sequence GTGGCTCAATATGTTTATACCATGCATCGCGTCGGTAAGGTCGTCCCGCCGAAGCGTCACATTCTGAAAAACATCTCCCTCAGTTTTTTCCCCGGCGCCAAGATCGGCGTATTGGGTCTGAACGGAGCCGGTAAATCAACGCTGTTGCGTATTATGGCTGGCATTGACACGGACATCGAGGGCGAAGCACGCCCGCAACCTGGAATCAAGATCGGCTATTTACCGCAGGAACCGCAGCTAAACCCGGAACATACCGTACGTGAATCCGTAGAAGAGGCGGTGTCTGAAGTTGTCACCGCGCTCAAGCGTCTTGATGAAGTCTATGCGCTTTATGCCGACCCCGATGCTGATTTCGATAAACTGGCGGCTGAACAAGGTAAGCTGGAAGAAATTATTCAGGCGCACGATGGTCATAACCTGAACAATCAGTTGGAACGCGCTGCCGATGCGCTCCGCTTACCCGATTGGGAAGCGAAAATCGCTAACCTGTCCGGCGGGGAGCGTCGCCGCGTGGCGTTGTGCCGCCTGCTGCTGGAAAAACCAGACATGCTGCTGCTCGATGAACCCACCAACCACCTTGATGCCGAGTCGGTCGCCTGGCTGGAACGCTTCCTGCACGATTTCGAGGGCACCGTGGTGGCGATTACCCACGACCGCTACTTCCTCGATAACGTCGCAGGCTGGATTCTGGAACTGGACCGTGGCGAAGGCATTCCGTGGGAAGGCAACTACTCTTCCTGGCTAGAACAGAAAGATCAGCGTCTGGCGCAGGAAGCTTCTCAGGAAGCGGCCCGTCGTAAGTCTATTGAGAAAGAGTTGGAGTGGGTGCGCCAAGGCGCTAAGGGCCGTCAGTCCAAAGGTAAGGCGCGTTTGGCACGCTTTGAAGAGTTGAATAACACGGAATACCAAAAACGTAACGAAACTAACGAACTGTTTATTCCACCTGGTCCGCGCCTCGGTGATAAAGTAGTGGAAGTCACCAACCTCTGTAAGTCTTACGGCGAGCGCCAACTCATCGATGGACTGTCTTTCTCCGTGCCCAAAGGCGCTATTGTCGGCATTATTGGCCCCAACGGCGCGGGTAAATCCACGCTGTTCCGTATGATGTCTGGTCAGGAACAGCCGGATAGCGGCACAATTGAGCTGGGCGAGACGGTGAAGCTGGCATCCGTCGATCAGTTCCGCGATGCGATGGACAATAGCAAAACCGTCTGGGAAGAAGTCTCCGGTGGTCAGGACATTATGCGCATCGGCAACACTGAAATGCCAAGCCGCGCCTACGTTGGTCGTTTCAATTTCAAAGGCGTCGATCAGGGCAAACGCGTTGGCGAGCTATCCGGCGGTGAACGTGGTCGTCTGCATCTGGCAAAATTGTTGCAGGTTGGCGGCAACGTACTACTGCTCGATGAACCCACCAACGATTTGGATATCGAAACCTTGCGCGCGCTGGAAAATGCCCTGCTGGAATTCCCCGGCTGCGCCATGGTGATCTCGCATGACCGCTGGTTCCTTGACCGTATAGCAACCCACATCCTGGATTACCAAGATGAAGGCAAGGTGGAATTCTTCGAGGGTAACTTTAGCGAATACGAAGAGTACAAAAAACGGACTCTTGGTGCCGATGCACTGGAACCACACCGAATCAAATACAAGAAGATCGCCAAATAA
- a CDS encoding methyl-accepting chemotaxis protein gives MSIQKDKLSYIHNIRLVSLFITLFSIVLILFALSIGTASYFLKQSNDSLNRVNELSDIRAGIGSSLDQLRAARLLLIQAGAANRIGDSEVFKIGLDKAAGRIKASQKRLNEYLARPGKLDSESALDNEILKSYANYRDNAILAMQKATSNGEFEETITLESTLARQLDEEFSVPVRKKVTELTQAAQDINQRAAENAKLGYWTMAGSFVLSVIMAIMAYIMVRNVILAPINRLVERIQKIAAGDLTQPPMAMGRNEIGILGTNIQNMQSELTNTVTIVREGAESIYQGSSEITAGNVDLSSRTEQQAAALEETAASMEQLTATVKQNSDNAHHASQLAKNASEKAEKGGQIVQGVVDTMQDISTSSKRISEITSVINSIAFQTNILALNAAVEAARAGEQGRGFAVVAGEVRNLAQRSAQAAKEIETLIAESGRLVETGAGLVSQAGTTMGEIVRAVVSVTDIMGEIASASDEQSRGIGQVSQAVSEMDGATQQNAALVQEASAAAVSLEEQAARLTQAVAVFKLAGVAQKLKASLPKGAPQPRLAPTMAIAGSSGKGSDNQNWETF, from the coding sequence ATGTCTATTCAAAAAGATAAGTTAAGTTACATCCATAATATACGTCTCGTTTCGTTATTTATTACCCTTTTTTCAATTGTGCTGATTTTATTTGCGCTTTCTATTGGCACAGCAAGCTATTTCTTAAAGCAAAGTAATGATTCCCTGAATAGAGTGAATGAATTGTCCGATATTCGCGCGGGCATCGGCAGTAGCCTCGATCAATTGCGGGCTGCACGATTACTGTTAATTCAGGCCGGTGCTGCCAATCGTATTGGCGATAGTGAGGTGTTTAAAATCGGTCTAGATAAGGCTGCGGGTCGTATCAAAGCCTCGCAGAAGCGTCTGAATGAATACCTTGCACGTCCAGGTAAACTGGATAGCGAAAGCGCATTGGATAACGAAATTCTTAAGAGCTATGCCAACTATCGCGATAACGCGATTCTGGCGATGCAGAAAGCGACAAGTAACGGGGAATTTGAAGAAACTATCACGTTGGAGAGTACGCTGGCGCGTCAGTTAGATGAAGAATTTAGCGTTCCCGTGCGTAAAAAAGTCACTGAGTTGACGCAAGCAGCACAGGATATTAATCAGCGTGCGGCGGAGAATGCCAAATTGGGCTATTGGACGATGGCAGGATCGTTCGTGCTGTCCGTCATAATGGCGATTATGGCCTATATCATGGTACGCAATGTGATTCTGGCGCCAATCAACAGGCTGGTTGAACGCATCCAGAAGATTGCCGCAGGCGATCTAACGCAGCCGCCGATGGCGATGGGGCGTAATGAAATCGGCATACTTGGAACGAATATCCAGAATATGCAATCGGAGCTGACCAATACGGTAACGATTGTACGTGAAGGCGCGGAGTCAATTTATCAAGGTTCGTCGGAAATTACGGCGGGTAACGTCGATCTCTCATCACGTACCGAGCAGCAGGCCGCCGCGCTGGAAGAAACCGCTGCGAGCATGGAACAACTAACCGCAACGGTGAAGCAGAACTCTGACAATGCGCATCATGCCAGCCAACTGGCGAAAAACGCGTCTGAAAAAGCGGAGAAGGGCGGGCAAATTGTGCAAGGCGTGGTGGACACCATGCAGGATATTTCTACTAGCTCAAAGCGCATTTCCGAGATCACTTCCGTAATCAATAGCATTGCTTTCCAGACGAATATTCTGGCGTTAAACGCGGCGGTAGAAGCGGCGCGCGCCGGTGAACAAGGGCGGGGTTTTGCCGTCGTAGCGGGAGAAGTTCGAAATCTGGCGCAGCGTAGTGCGCAGGCGGCGAAGGAGATTGAAACATTGATTGCCGAGTCCGGTCGATTGGTGGAAACCGGGGCGGGGCTTGTGTCTCAGGCAGGAACTACCATGGGTGAGATCGTTCGTGCGGTTGTCAGTGTGACTGACATCATGGGCGAAATCGCTTCCGCTTCTGACGAGCAGAGCCGAGGGATTGGGCAGGTGAGCCAGGCGGTGTCTGAAATGGATGGCGCAACGCAGCAGAATGCGGCATTAGTGCAGGAAGCCTCGGCTGCGGCGGTTTCGCTTGAAGAACAGGCCGCACGCCTGACGCAGGCTGTGGCGGTGTTCAAGTTGGCTGGGGTGGCGCAGAAGCTGAAAGCATCATTGCCAAAAGGCGCGCCGCAACCGCGTTTAGCTCCAACGATGGCGATTGCCGGAAGCAGTGGCAAAGGCAGCGATAATCAGAATTGGGAAACGTTTTGA
- a CDS encoding LysR family transcriptional regulator, with amino-acid sequence MFKQLQDMALFAMVAECGSFTQAARKAGLAKSSLSLRISQLEQQIGLRLLNRTTRQLNLTFAGERYLIHCQEMLQASERADLAIQRLRDNPSGRLRITSPAGLGSTLVARITTEFQQRFPAVSLDVLISDEVIDLVQEGLDVAFRTGKPHDSSLIGRPLGQTARYLLASPDYLARYPALLHPQQLQQHRCIAHHAWPEWLLHRGSELYRWLLPEAHITDNLLYARECAIAGAGITLLPDFLCLNEVVSAKLVRVLPDWQVEANELYLVYPSRKLNSPALACFIDFVLQHRALGDDSTFLNNQP; translated from the coding sequence ATGTTTAAACAATTGCAGGATATGGCGCTGTTCGCGATGGTGGCCGAGTGCGGCAGTTTTACGCAGGCTGCACGCAAAGCAGGGCTGGCAAAATCCAGCCTGAGCTTGCGTATTAGCCAGCTAGAACAGCAAATTGGCCTGCGGCTGTTGAATCGGACGACGCGCCAGCTCAATCTGACGTTTGCGGGGGAGCGCTACCTGATCCACTGTCAGGAAATGCTACAAGCCAGTGAGCGCGCCGATCTTGCCATACAGCGCTTGCGTGATAATCCCAGCGGACGGTTGCGCATCACCAGTCCGGCAGGCTTGGGTTCCACATTGGTGGCGCGGATTACGACCGAATTTCAGCAACGTTTTCCTGCGGTATCGCTGGATGTGTTGATTTCAGATGAGGTGATCGATCTGGTTCAGGAAGGTTTAGATGTCGCTTTTCGTACTGGTAAACCGCACGATTCTTCTTTGATTGGGCGCCCGCTTGGACAGACTGCCCGCTATTTGCTGGCATCGCCTGACTATCTGGCGCGGTATCCAGCATTGCTCCACCCACAGCAACTCCAGCAGCACCGCTGTATTGCACATCATGCCTGGCCGGAATGGTTGCTTCATCGCGGCTCTGAGCTTTATCGTTGGTTACTGCCTGAAGCGCATATCACGGATAACCTACTTTACGCCCGTGAGTGCGCCATTGCGGGAGCGGGCATTACGCTATTGCCGGATTTCCTCTGTCTGAATGAGGTGGTCTCCGCGAAGCTGGTTAGAGTCTTGCCGGATTGGCAGGTGGAAGCAAACGAGCTTTATCTGGTGTATCCCAGTCGCAAACTGAATTCGCCTGCGCTGGCGTGCTTTATCGACTTTGTTTTACAACATCGTGCGTTGGGCGATGACTCAACATTTTTGAATAATCAGCCGTGA
- a CDS encoding zinc-binding alcohol dehydrogenase family protein: MTAHAIAVNPQQPENFIAITQPIPKPGEYDLLVGVKAISINPVDTKVHAGLRQNGLSSPRILGWDASGVVLNIGNAVSGFQIGDEVWYAGDITRPGSNTTHQLIDSRIVAHKPKSLDWATAAALPLTALTAWEGLFEHLKIQQASSDKTLLIIGGAGGVGSLAISLAALRSSVQIVATASRPDSAEWCRQRGAHKVVDYRNLVDALAQEGISQVDYIFCLNDTDGHWEAIGKLIAPMGNICTIVENEHPLDQTALKSKSAALHWEFMFTRSMFNTPDMAEQGKILHEVAQWVDAGKLQGTASETLQGLTVDTLKQAHDKVLEGHMRGKIVIAL, from the coding sequence ATGACCGCTCATGCGATAGCCGTTAATCCACAACAGCCAGAAAATTTCATCGCCATCACGCAGCCCATCCCTAAGCCCGGCGAATACGATTTATTGGTTGGCGTAAAGGCCATTTCCATCAACCCTGTAGATACCAAAGTTCATGCCGGATTACGCCAAAACGGATTATCCTCTCCACGAATCCTCGGCTGGGATGCCAGTGGCGTGGTGTTAAACATAGGCAATGCCGTTAGTGGCTTTCAGATCGGCGATGAGGTCTGGTACGCGGGCGATATTACCCGCCCCGGTAGCAATACCACTCACCAACTCATTGATTCGCGTATCGTGGCACATAAGCCAAAATCGCTGGATTGGGCAACGGCCGCGGCGCTCCCGCTTACAGCGCTTACCGCCTGGGAAGGTTTGTTTGAACACCTGAAAATACAACAGGCAAGCAGCGATAAAACACTGTTGATCATTGGCGGTGCGGGCGGCGTCGGTTCGCTGGCGATTTCTCTGGCCGCATTACGCAGTTCAGTTCAGATCGTCGCTACGGCTTCTCGACCTGATTCGGCTGAATGGTGCCGCCAGCGCGGTGCGCATAAAGTCGTAGATTACCGTAATCTGGTCGACGCACTGGCGCAAGAGGGTATCAGTCAGGTCGACTATATTTTCTGCTTGAATGACACCGATGGTCACTGGGAAGCCATCGGTAAATTGATCGCTCCGATGGGGAACATTTGCACGATCGTCGAGAATGAACACCCCCTCGACCAGACTGCGTTGAAATCTAAAAGCGCAGCATTACATTGGGAATTCATGTTTACTCGCAGTATGTTCAACACGCCAGATATGGCAGAGCAGGGAAAAATTCTGCACGAAGTTGCACAATGGGTCGATGCGGGCAAGCTTCAGGGAACCGCTAGCGAAACATTACAAGGATTAACGGTAGACACGCTAAAACAGGCGCATGACAAAGTACTGGAAGGGCATATGCGCGGAAAAATCGTTATTGCGCTCTGA
- the serA gene encoding phosphoglycerate dehydrogenase has protein sequence MAKVSLEKDKIKFLLVEGVHQSALNNLRAAGYTNIEFHKGALDPEALKASIRDAHFVGIRSRTQLTEDIFAAAEKLIAVGCFCIGTNQVALSAATKRGIPVFNAPFSNTRSVAEMVIGEMLLMLRGIPAANAKAHRGVWHKLAVGSFEARGKKLGIIGYGHIGMQLGILAESLGMHVYFYDIESKLPLGNAQQVRHLSELLNMSDVVSLHVPENNSTQNMIGAEELALMKPGSILINAARGTVVDIPALCDALSSKHLSGAAIDVFPREPATNNDPFVSPLCEFDNVLLTPHIGGSTQEAQENIGEEVAGKLVKYSDNGSTLSAVNFPEVSLPVPGAHASRLLHIHENRPGIINQINQIFAEQGINIAAQYLQTTPEIGYVVIDVETKGAETALQLMKAIPGTIRARLLF, from the coding sequence ATGGCAAAGGTATCACTGGAAAAAGATAAGATTAAATTTCTGTTGGTGGAAGGCGTACACCAGAGCGCGCTAAATAACCTGCGTGCTGCCGGTTACACTAACATTGAGTTTCACAAGGGCGCGCTGGATCCAGAAGCGTTGAAAGCTTCCATTCGTGATGCGCACTTCGTGGGAATTCGCTCGCGTACCCAATTGACAGAAGACATTTTTGCGGCGGCAGAAAAGCTGATCGCAGTAGGGTGTTTTTGTATTGGCACGAATCAGGTTGCATTGTCTGCCGCAACCAAACGTGGTATCCCGGTTTTTAACGCGCCGTTTTCCAATACCCGCTCTGTCGCGGAAATGGTGATTGGCGAAATGCTGCTGATGCTGCGTGGTATCCCCGCTGCAAATGCAAAAGCACATCGCGGCGTCTGGCACAAACTGGCGGTAGGATCGTTTGAAGCGCGCGGTAAAAAGCTAGGAATTATCGGTTATGGCCATATCGGCATGCAACTGGGTATTCTGGCTGAGAGCCTGGGGATGCATGTTTATTTTTACGATATTGAAAGTAAATTACCGCTAGGTAATGCCCAGCAGGTGCGCCATCTGTCCGAACTGCTGAACATGAGCGACGTGGTCAGTCTTCATGTGCCGGAAAATAACAGTACACAAAACATGATAGGCGCAGAAGAACTGGCGCTGATGAAGCCTGGCTCCATCCTGATTAACGCCGCTCGTGGTACGGTTGTTGATATTCCGGCGCTGTGTGACGCGCTAAGCAGCAAACATCTTTCTGGCGCGGCCATCGACGTATTTCCACGAGAACCGGCAACCAACAATGATCCCTTTGTGTCGCCGCTGTGCGAATTTGATAATGTGCTGTTGACGCCACATATTGGGGGATCTACACAGGAAGCGCAGGAAAATATCGGTGAAGAAGTCGCTGGCAAATTGGTGAAATATTCCGACAATGGTTCTACATTGTCGGCGGTGAATTTCCCGGAAGTGTCACTGCCTGTTCCGGGCGCGCATGCCAGTCGACTACTGCATATTCACGAAAATCGCCCCGGTATTATTAATCAAATCAACCAGATATTCGCCGAGCAAGGAATCAACATTGCCGCACAGTATCTGCAAACGACGCCCGAAATTGGCTATGTCGTGATTGATGTTGAAACCAAAGGGGCGGAAACCGCATTGCAACTGATGAAAGCGATTCCCGGCACCATTCGCGCGCGTCTGTTGTTCTAA
- the rpiA gene encoding ribose-5-phosphate isomerase RpiA, whose protein sequence is MTQDELKKAVGWAALDYVRPDTIVGVGTGSTAAHFIDALGSIKHKIKGAVSSSDASTAKLKSLGIPVFDANEVDSLDIYVDGADEINGHMQMIKGGGAALTREKIIAALSRQFICIVDESKQVDILGKFPLPVEVIPMARSYVARELVKLGGQPVYRQGIVTDNGNVILDVHNLNIMDAIAVENHINGIPGVVTVGLFANRGADVVLIGTAEGVKTRVK, encoded by the coding sequence ATGACGCAAGATGAATTGAAAAAAGCTGTAGGATGGGCCGCGCTTGATTACGTTCGCCCGGATACCATTGTCGGCGTGGGTACTGGCTCAACTGCCGCACACTTTATTGATGCGCTAGGGTCAATAAAACATAAAATAAAAGGCGCAGTTTCCAGTTCCGATGCCTCAACGGCAAAGCTGAAAAGCTTGGGGATCCCCGTTTTTGACGCCAACGAGGTCGATTCATTGGATATTTATGTTGATGGCGCCGATGAAATCAATGGCCACATGCAGATGATTAAAGGGGGAGGCGCGGCGTTAACCCGTGAGAAAATCATCGCGGCGCTGTCGCGCCAATTCATCTGCATCGTGGATGAATCAAAGCAGGTTGACATACTGGGTAAATTCCCATTGCCCGTTGAAGTGATTCCGATGGCGCGTTCCTATGTGGCGCGGGAGTTGGTGAAGCTAGGCGGGCAGCCAGTATATCGTCAGGGTATCGTGACGGATAACGGTAACGTCATCCTGGATGTCCATAACCTGAATATCATGGATGCGATTGCGGTGGAAAACCACATTAATGGTATTCCTGGCGTCGTAACCGTTGGCTTATTCGCTAATCGTGGTGCAGATGTGGTATTAATTGGCACGGCTGAAGGGGTTAAAACGCGGGTTAAATAA
- a CDS encoding LysR family transcriptional regulator ArgP: protein MKRPDYRTLQALDAVIRERGFERAAQKLCITQSAVSQRIKQLENLFGQPLLVRTIPPRPTEQGQRLLALLHQVELLEEEWLGNETSSDTPLLLSLAVNADSLATWLLPALQPVLVDSPIRLNLQVEDETRTQERLRRGEVVGAVSIQSQPLPSCLVDKLGALDYLFVASPTFAARYFSHGVTRSALLRAPAVAFDHLDDMHQAFLQQNFDLSPGSVPCHIVNSSEAFVQLARQGTTCCMIPHLQIEKELANNELIDLTPGLFQRRMLYWHRFAPESRMMRKVTDALLSHGHQVLRQS, encoded by the coding sequence ATGAAACGCCCGGACTATCGAACGCTTCAGGCTCTGGATGCCGTCATCCGTGAGCGTGGTTTTGAACGTGCCGCCCAAAAATTATGTATTACTCAATCGGCCGTTTCCCAGCGTATTAAACAGTTGGAAAACCTGTTCGGTCAGCCACTCTTAGTCAGAACCATTCCTCCCCGTCCGACGGAGCAAGGGCAAAGGCTGCTAGCGCTGCTTCACCAAGTCGAGTTACTGGAAGAAGAGTGGCTAGGCAATGAAACCAGCAGCGATACGCCTTTATTGCTATCGCTGGCAGTGAATGCCGATAGCCTGGCAACCTGGTTGCTGCCCGCGTTACAACCGGTTCTGGTGGATTCCCCCATCCGGCTGAATTTGCAGGTGGAAGATGAAACGCGCACTCAGGAACGGCTACGCCGCGGCGAAGTGGTAGGCGCGGTGAGTATCCAATCCCAGCCACTGCCAAGCTGTCTGGTCGATAAACTGGGCGCGCTGGATTACCTGTTTGTGGCATCACCAACCTTCGCCGCTCGCTATTTTTCTCATGGTGTAACGCGTTCGGCGCTACTACGCGCGCCCGCCGTCGCTTTCGACCATCTGGACGATATGCACCAAGCTTTTTTGCAGCAAAATTTCGATTTATCGCCGGGTAGCGTTCCGTGTCATATCGTGAACTCGTCAGAAGCGTTTGTTCAACTGGCGCGTCAAGGGACAACCTGCTGCATGATCCCGCATCTACAAATCGAGAAAGAGCTTGCCAACAATGAGTTAATCGATCTGACGCCAGGACTATTTCAACGTCGGATGCTCTACTGGCACCGCTTTGCGCCAGAAAGCCGGATGATGAGAAAAGTTACGGACGCGCTGCTTTCACACGGTCATCAGGTATTAAGACAGTCTTAG
- a CDS encoding oxidative stress defense protein: MKLKALAFAAAVGLSGTSITSQAAELPEGPHIVTSGTSSVDATPDIARLAIEVSVSSKDAAEAKKQVDARVAQYFDFLNKNGIEKKDINAANLRTQPEYDYLKSGSSVLKGYRAVRQVEVTVRQLDKLNELLDGALKSGLNEIRTVELGVANPETYREEARKKAIEQATSQAASLAQGFNAKLGPIYSIRYHVANYQPMPMARMFKAADAAPQSEVAQTYEQQTIHFDDQVDVVFELQPTP; encoded by the coding sequence ATGAAGCTCAAAGCACTGGCGTTTGCCGCCGCGGTAGGATTAAGCGGTACATCTATTACGTCACAGGCTGCGGAACTGCCGGAGGGTCCGCATATTGTGACGTCGGGGACATCAAGCGTAGATGCCACACCGGATATCGCACGTTTAGCGATTGAGGTGAGCGTGTCCTCGAAGGATGCGGCGGAAGCGAAAAAACAGGTTGACGCCAGAGTTGCACAATACTTTGATTTCCTTAATAAAAATGGCATTGAGAAAAAAGATATCAATGCGGCCAATTTACGCACACAGCCAGAATATGACTACCTCAAATCGGGTAGCTCGGTATTGAAAGGTTATCGTGCTGTACGCCAGGTGGAAGTCACGGTGCGCCAGTTAGACAAGCTGAACGAGTTGCTGGATGGCGCGTTAAAATCGGGATTAAACGAGATCCGTACCGTGGAATTAGGCGTGGCTAATCCGGAAACCTATCGGGAGGAAGCGCGTAAGAAGGCTATTGAACAGGCGACGAGTCAGGCGGCATCGCTCGCGCAAGGGTTCAACGCCAAATTGGGGCCAATCTATAGCATTCGCTACCACGTTGCCAATTATCAGCCAATGCCGATGGCTCGCATGTTCAAAGCGGCAGATGCGGCGCCGCAGAGTGAAGTTGCACAAACTTATGAACAGCAAACCATTCACTTTGACGATCAGGTGGATGTTGTATTTGAGTTGCAGCCTACGCCTTAA
- the argO gene encoding arginine exporter ArgO has translation MWAIYLQGVLLGAAMILPLGPQNVFVMNQGIRRQYPLMVASFCTLSDIVLIGAGVFGGSALLSQSSWLLGVVTWGGVAFLLWFGWGAMKTAFSQNIMLANAETMKQSRGHIIATMLAVTWLNPHVYLDTFVVLGSLGSQLRDDARRWFALGTMTASFIWFFMLALLSSWLAPWLNTARVQRVINFLVGVVMWAIAVQLACHGGK, from the coding sequence ATGTGGGCAATATATTTGCAGGGCGTGTTGTTAGGGGCGGCTATGATTTTGCCGCTGGGGCCGCAAAACGTCTTTGTGATGAATCAGGGAATCCGTCGACAATATCCTCTGATGGTAGCGTCATTCTGCACGTTGAGCGACATTGTGTTGATCGGTGCGGGTGTTTTTGGCGGTAGTGCGTTGCTTAGCCAGTCTTCGTGGCTACTCGGCGTAGTGACCTGGGGTGGCGTGGCGTTTTTGCTTTGGTTTGGCTGGGGAGCGATGAAAACGGCCTTTAGTCAAAATATTATGCTGGCAAACGCTGAGACGATGAAGCAAAGCAGGGGACATATAATCGCCACCATGCTGGCGGTGACCTGGCTTAATCCGCATGTCTATCTGGACACTTTTGTTGTACTGGGGAGTTTGGGGAGCCAGTTGAGGGACGATGCCCGACGCTGGTTTGCGTTGGGGACGATGACCGCGTCTTTCATTTGGTTCTTTATGTTGGCGTTATTATCTTCCTGGTTGGCGCCGTGGCTAAATACAGCACGGGTACAACGTGTCATTAATTTTCTTGTTGGTGTGGTGATGTGGGCTATTGCCGTACAGTTGGCGTGTCACGGTGGGAAATAA
- the mscS gene encoding small-conductance mechanosensitive channel MscS, with the protein MEELNTGLDQAGNWLVAHQNLFLQYAVNIVAAVVILIVGLVIARIVSSTLNKLMISRAIDSTVADFLSALVRYGIIAFTLIAVLSRIGVQTASVIAVLGAAGLAVGLALQGSLANFAAGVLLVIFRPFRTGEWVDLGGVSGSVTQVQIFSTTLRTADGKIIVVPNGKIIAGNIINSSREPDRRTEIIVGVAYDADIDVVKKLLGDIVAADARILHDKGVTIRLNEMAASSLNFVVWVWTTNGNAQAVYWDLLENFKRVLDEHRIGIPYPQMDVHLHNVQPVAKQPE; encoded by the coding sequence ATGGAAGAACTTAATACAGGTTTGGATCAGGCAGGAAACTGGCTGGTAGCGCATCAGAACTTGTTTTTGCAGTATGCGGTAAACATTGTCGCAGCCGTTGTGATCCTTATCGTCGGTTTGGTGATCGCTCGGATCGTCTCCAGTACACTCAATAAACTGATGATTAGCCGTGCTATCGATTCAACCGTGGCCGATTTCCTCTCTGCGCTGGTGCGCTATGGCATTATCGCGTTTACTCTAATTGCCGTATTGAGTCGCATTGGGGTACAAACGGCATCGGTGATCGCCGTGTTGGGCGCCGCGGGCCTGGCTGTAGGTTTGGCATTGCAAGGGTCGTTGGCCAACTTTGCTGCAGGGGTTTTGCTGGTGATTTTTCGACCGTTTCGTACGGGCGAATGGGTGGATTTGGGGGGCGTATCCGGTTCAGTTACCCAGGTACAAATATTTTCGACAACGCTGCGAACCGCGGATGGCAAGATCATCGTTGTGCCCAATGGTAAGATCATTGCGGGTAATATTATCAACAGTTCGCGTGAACCGGATCGCCGTACCGAAATTATTGTCGGCGTGGCCTATGATGCCGATATCGACGTGGTGAAAAAGCTGTTGGGGGATATTGTTGCCGCCGATGCGCGCATCCTGCATGACAAGGGCGTGACAATTCGTCTTAATGAAATGGCGGCGTCATCGTTGAATTTTGTCGTGTGGGTATGGACAACTAACGGTAACGCGCAGGCAGTATATTGGGATCTGCTGGAAAACTTTAAACGTGTGCTGGATGAGCACCGTATTGGTATTCCTTATCCGCAAATGGATGTACACCTGCATAATGTACAGCCTGTAGCAAAACAGCCGGAATAA